The segment AGTGTTGCACCTACAGCACCAGAGACTGCAAGCTGTTGTACAAAGCTTCAGAAATGTCCTTCTATGAAGATTGCACGGGGGTTTACACGTGCAAGATGAAGGTAGCGACACAACTGACTCAGGGTTGTAACGACGTTGGATACCTCTTACGATCCAACTACATGATGATGGAATACTTTTGTATACCAAGTACGTACCATCTTAACCTCTTCTTACTTTTAAATGCTCAAAATGTGTTCGTCATTACTATTCAGCCATCACAGTGTGTACCGTTGCTTTCCGACAAACGTGCGTGTCAGTTTGATATAACTCagagcactattccagctattcTACGATATGCCAGCTTAATAGGCATAGATTCTCATGTTCAGTTAAAACACCAATTGGCATGTTGAAACAAAACGACATGAAGAACGGTATATTATCCTCCGTCAGGAAACGATACATACAGAGTCTAGGGTAACACATGTAACTGTCGTACAGATGAAACAGACGATACCGGGAACTGTGCCTGCAAAGTATACTGTGATACTGGTTATCTGTGTGTAGATGTGACGGCTCGTTTAGTGCAATCCACACGCGCAATCAGTTTAATATTAGAGAatctgcatcagatcactgaAGGGTCTAATGAAGATAAACAGGAAAAGATCGCCCAACCTATGGAACATATTTGTAGTGCCCCCTTGCCAGTATACTTCAATGTCGAAATGGATATGAAATCACATGAACTATATGTGGGTGATTGTCGTACAAACCCagattatatttgttgtttcaagactcacttagcagtattccaggtaaatgatggcggtctgtaaataatcgaacttGGAGCAGACAGTCCAGGAGTTGACACTACGAATATCGATCTGGGATAAGATGATGTGTCAACAAACCTGAACCTAATaatcgcctcttccgacaatgAAAGTTTGCTCTCACCCGGATCTCCATGAGAACAAAGATTCAATATCACATAGTCAGTGGTGTGTAACATCCCATTCAGGTACTGTGCCCCGATGCCCTGAAACAGTATGGAGACCCACATGCATTAGTACAATTTTGCAACACAACCATACATATTGACCTAAGGTGACCTAAGGAAGGACCATGCAAACACAACAAAGTCGAGTTACAAATTCGAATTTCATTCGATGTCAACTCTATTCTGATTTCTGGTTAAGGTTATTTAATCACTTTCGTTGTGTATCGACACAGACAACATATGTACACATCTTCCCCTACATTAATAGCAAATTATATAAGATTTTTGTAGGATCTATGACGTTGGAGGGAGTGGAAGATGCCAGCGTCTCCGCCTCGGCGGTGTATCTCAAAAGCAAGGGTTATCCAGCTGGTATACCTGCTGGTACTGAGGTGAAATGCTCGATTGCTGCATCCTGTCATACACCTGTGATCATCACCACAATCCATGTCGATCTTCACAACGACAGCAGTGGAACGTGTCAGCAGCGTCTCAACATTAAAGACAACAATGAGGAAAAGCAAATAGATTGCGACAGCAACAACGGGGACACCTTTACGATAACCGAAGCTTTCAAAAGCAAATCTCATTTTCTGGTGATCAGCTTCTTGAATAACAACAGTGGAAATACTGGACGCTATTGGCTTGAAATAAAGGGTATGGTGTGTTCTTGTCCTTGTGTCTGTTACTCCTGGTGAGGTTAGGTCTGTAGTGGCTTTATGTACTGGTATTATTTCAGCTATACCGTGATCCCTTCAAATAacagaacagtgagtgagtgagtgagtgagtgagtgagtgagtgagtgagtgagtgagtgagtgagtgagtgagtgagtgagtgagtgagtgagtgagaggatgtaacgtcacatcggcaatgtttcagccatgttGTGGCGAGAACAGTAACAGAATACGCTGGTTGGATCATAACTAAATTTGACGCTGTCAACACATTGCCGCTTTTGTTTGCAACTAatttatttatcaatattttgctagcagtatttcagttttatttgttACATTATATATAGAATGTATAAGCATTAACAGTTACTAAATCACATTAGCTATAACACCTAGTAAACATGGTTATTCTGATGAAAGTATACTCCGTGCAATAGGTGACCATATCCTTTCTGACACTACTTCCTCTACTAATATTGGATTGTCAATAGTATTTCCAAAATAATTCAGTTGGTGACTAaaatacatattacattccatAATCATTTTAGCTGACGCAAGTGGTGCTACTGTGGAAATGACTTGTGGAAATGACGCAGCATCCACCTCACCCAGTGCTGACAAGTGTACAGAAGACCCTGATCATTCCAAAGGACCTGTTGATGTTACGGAGGACCCTGTCATGTCAGAATCAAGTGAGAGCTAAGTTCACACTTCATCTTCTACGTAGACGAGAGTGTAGTATAATGCTAACTCCTGAAAGAAATGCCCATTTTATTGACAATTTTAGAAATCTGGAACTGTAAAAGCAACATAAGTATTTATCTAATCCCTTCTAGTCCTGTTCTCGTAGTCTCTCAAACAGTTTGTCAACCGATTCAGTGAATGTCAGAACGTGAAATTTGTTAGCAGTAGTAGTACATTTCATACCAACGACAGCACGCATTTAACAGGGACATTTATCTTCGATTTCCTTCATTCATTCTGAATGATTGGCCTTCTAGTTTCAGACGGATATAAGAAGGCTACGATTGGTCTGGGTACTGGTTTGGCTGTATGCCTCCTTGTATTAATTGGTGTCCTCACCTTAAAGCGATGTAATAAGGTAAGATAATACAGTGACAGGTCACTGCAGTCGATGTATCTTTTCGAATCTCCTGTAAACTCTTCCAAAACATTACCAAGAGGGCACACATATGAGCAGGCATTAGACAAAGCACGAAGTTAACACCTGCCTCTAATTACCATTTGTTCTACAAACATATCCTAATTGAAATCAATTCCCCTTTTCACGAttagagtatgatacacatgtcCCAATACCTAATTGACACAGCTTACAAACGAGGTGAACGATTTGTTTTCATGTAACGCATAGGTAAAAGTTCAACCGGCAGATCAGGCAACCGGCAGGCCCACTTCGAACAGTGTTGATGGCTCTGGTGACCCGCAGGTAAGGAGGTAACTCATGAAACGCTGTGACCTATGCCAGACAAATCAAGATATCAGTTACCTCATAAACTTACTCCCATACTCCAATTCTCAAACATCGTTTGTTTCAAAAGATacatcataaatatttattccaaTAATTGATAATCTGCTACAGTTAATTACTTCCGTGAGTAACAATATATCCCCAGTAAGCTTAAGCATACACACAGTACTACCATATAAACCTTCAGGTAGATGTCAAAGGCTACACATGAGTGACTTTTAGCGAGCTAGGGGTTTAAGATAACTAACATTGATCCTCTGCTACCTTGTTTTCAGGGACAATATAGCTTATCCCCAGAACAATGTGTTGGTGGCAATGGGCGCGGACCAGTAGCTTCTGAACTACCTCCAATTGAGCAAAAATCACATACTGCCAAATTACGAAATACCGATGAATTCAATGAGGATTACAGTAAAGTGCTTAGTTCTTAGCGAGAATGCATCAATTAATCTTGTATTAtctttttgtttgttcattcatttattatctcccttttcgCATCTGTTACCTCACCTCTTATCTTATCTTGTCTCGTTTCCTCTCTTGTCTTAGCTTGACTTGTCTTCGTTcgttatgtattttatttcatttataaaaCGCGAACATCTCTGCAGGCATTAAGGATATATGAAAGTCATGTGTTATCTGTGATCATTGCAGAATCCCTTGATTTCTGGTTTATGCTTAGTGCTTTTTCCCATGTATTCTCATCGTAACAATATTTCGAATGTATCTTAATATATTCTGTATTTAATATGTATAACACAGTATGAGAACCAGGTCACAAATGTTTGGTGTCTCCACCGGGATTCGAACAAGGGCCTTTGGCGTGAGCGACCTGCATGCTGACCACTCAACCTGTGCTCCACCGTTGCCCCAGTACACGGGTCGTAGGTTGAACTTTCAACACTGTGTCAACTTCTTTACATATTCCAATTTGTAGCTGCTGACATAGATTCAATTGACtgaatataattcatatattatattcattttcaTGGTGTTCGAAAATGTGTCTCATTACCCCAACTAAACCTATTTTTCCATGCGTTCACTGTAGCGTTCACTGATTGTGTGATCCCCTGAAATACTGGTGTTATTATATCAACATAGCTTATGGCGTTTTCCTTTTGTAAATACACATGTAAATGCTCTTACATATGTATTATTATTTACACCCTTCCATCCATTTCACACGGAGTTCAGGATTCGTTATGTTCTGTCTGAAGCTGTTAATGATTTGATATCGGAGGAGACTTGTCATGACCTAAAGTAAACATCGAGCCACTTGTTTTGTTCTTTATCTTACGTAAATAGGTTACTAGTATCTATTCGTTAAGGGGCGTTAACTCTTGGGTGCTTGAGTGTTCGCTGAGACAGATGCATATGTAGGACACACACTCTGTATTGACGAGAAACATGTACTACTATTTAACCCTGGAGACATTCGATGGTTTTTGTTTCGTGTGTTTATAAGGATGGAGCCCAAAGTATACGAAGCGATAAGCGTTATGGTGATCTTTAGGCATAAAAAGGTGTCCATATTTGTAAGTCAGTATTGCTTCAACTACAACAAATTAACACTCTATTCACACGTATGGCCTCAAATACTCTGCAACAAACACTGAAGGACTTTACATGTTCAAGGGAAATATGCCATTACGATTTCTGAGGATGCATGTTTTTCtagtgttttgtaaatagaataGAGTCGAGCTTGAGTTTATTATCTGCGGAAAAACATAGATTTTGTCGTGTTCAGCTGAACAGGGCCACCGTAAGTTTGCTTGATTCTTATTTATCGCCGCAATCAAaggtatttcagctatatggcggcagtctctTAATAATCTAGCATGGAGCAGACAATCgaatgatcaatagcatgaacagcgatctacgcagttgagatatgatggcatgtgtcaaccaagtcattgaaCCTGAAAacacaatcccattagtcgccgcttgtggcaagcatggtctGGATGCGTGTGGCAAAACACTGTACCTTGGACATATCTTGTGATCTGGAACAACATCTGATATTAATGACATGCACAGAAAATATCTGAAACCAGGAGTCTCATGCAATAGTTTAGGATAACCATGTATTTTATATAGTGGTTCATAGAATACGTTTTGATTTACTCCACAGACAGCATAGTTCCTCACATAAAAGGACCCGGTGATAAGTGATCCAACTCTCTGATTCATATCCATAGACAATTACCTGTTCCCGTCACAatgtggttgaaatattgccgatatgacgataAAATTTTAACCACTCGTTCACTCATAGCCATGGATACCGAATCCTGTAGAAACTATTTCAACTTTGCACACTTCAGTTCAGCGACCTTTGTCCTTTACATAAACGACGATAAACGAAGATAAAATGAGcaatatttatcatccaaaactgttccACTGGAGATATTGATTGTTTCAGATCAAATGACATCTCTAGGAGATCGCTTACATTGTACAATCCGGTCATACCCCACTTTGCCCTACAGCTGACGTTATAACAGATTAAGAGTAACGGTCCCCCACTTAGTCTGTTTTCAGTGTGTAGTTGTGACCCCTGGTCTCATCTGGGGCACACGAGCGTTTGATCGACTCAGTCCGAACTCATTAATTCCAAGGCACGAGTTTTTTAGGGAAATCGATTTCACGCTAATTTGTGAGAGCTCGATTTTATATTAGCTAATTTGTATGAAACTTATACAAATGATTATACCTGCCATTCCAGAAAATGTAGACATGGTTTTCTCATAGACAATAGCAAACGCACAAGTTAACATTCAGCGCATTCGAAAACCAAGGGAAGATAGACGCTTAATCTATCTAGGGAACACATTTAGTATTAGGAGCACAATAAGGGACGGAGTTCGTTGAAAATTTGTTTGTAAGACACATGCGTCTCGTAACTGAGCTTTACAGTCCAGAGGCATATAGGGACCTTGTCTCAGACTTGGTTGGTGTCCTTGTTTTGGAATAATTATACAgatatttatgaaaaatacatttatgtCTACATATTTCTTCCGTTACCATTTTCTCACTCTCTGGAAATGAACGAGAAAAAAGTGTATTTTTGAATTTTGTCATGAAGAGAAAATACACCAAAAATGCTGAAatgctgaaataaaaaaatcgAGATGaattaatgtaatatgtactttGTTACTTCTAAACAGACTAGCAAGTTCATCCTCTATAGAGTAAGGGATCATCGCGCAACAGTGAATATTTATCTAAAACAAAAGCGTCCGTCCCCGCCATTCTGAccgtgctatgacgtcatgacctTTGTGACGTCGCAATCCTGTGACGTTGCATAACTGCAAGTCTAATGCCATTTCATTGTTCAGAactgtacatatttcatttaaaacgaaGGAAGAGTTATGTTTATGACATATAGAATGTCACCCGGACATCATTTACATCAACAGTCTTTGATAGAAGTAAAAcgcaagcctcggatatttgtaactttacagctcgtgttgatataactgatatcggTAGATACTTGCGTGAAAACCTCTATAAAGATGCAAATGAGGGGAATTATGACAAGGACCTGCACATCCGAAACACAAGGGACCGTTTAAAGAACAACTGAACACTGGTTTTAATGGATACAACTCAATCGTTTACTGGACAATATGATCCAGTCCAAATATGGACGCATTGGTGCATGATGCTTTACACCACTCACCAACATCTATATGTACACGATCGGACTAGAAACGTGGCTTTCTTGGCTGTATTTCATGGCGTTATACAATGTTAACCGACTCACACATTTGTTCGAGCTCTATCCGTGGAAAATGTGAAAAGCAAAACACTGAAGACATTTAAAGTCAACTGCTGACATGCACTCATTTCTGCCCTGCTCTACATTGTTGTAGTTTGTCATCTGACTCCATGGGTACCAGTTAAATGACCaccccccaaccccaccccaccttCGTCAAATTACAAGTAGTGTATTgaaaatttcttttcaaaagtatTGACAGCCTCTACCGTGGACATTGCTTCCTTCTGAACCAGATTTCATGACCAGTATCCCCATGAAGCGACAAGACATAGAAGCCATAGGACAAGACATAGAAGGATCAGCGCACGTACCGTCCGTAGCCATGTTGCTGGTCACTGTGTACGCCGTCAGCGCCCTAAACATCGGACAGATCCTGACGTCACCTTCGCGACAGACTCGACTGGGCCCAGAACAGTGGATACTTGGGCAACACTCCATGGGGAAATGTCGTTTTCTCTGACGACTCGATGTTCAAGTTAAAGTTTAACGATGGAAGAGGTTCTATTGACGCCAAAGTGAAGGACTGGCGGCGAGCTGCATTGGTGATGTGGGCGATATGGTAGGGGAAGTGCCATGGTATGGGGAGCCATAAATGTTAACATCAGATTACACTTGTTTGTAATCCGTGGAAACCTGACCGTCCAGCGGTACGTTGGCAAGGTTCTTCTTACAACGTTTCTTCTGTCGGTGGTGGCGGGAAATGGCCAATGTCAGCTCATCTTTCAATTCGACATCTTTCAACCCGATACCACAAGGGCCACGTTGGCATTCCTAAACAACTCGAGCCCGGTCGGAGAGTTCGAGCCCTTCCAAACCCATCCATTGCAGAACTGACCGCAACTCTCCAACAACAGTGGCAAGTCAACCTCACAGTCACAAAGTCCGACAACAAATCGGCCATCGCCGATCACATCCAGTCTAACCCCAATCACCTCATTAACTGGACTGACATCACCATCCTGGCACAAAACCAAATGCAAACTCACCGAATCCATTCATATCAAACGTCAAAAGCCTACCATCAACCGAGATCAAGGATATTACATTCCATCAGCTTCTGATGCCCTCCTCCAAGCCCAGTCAGCTGTATAAACATCACTGCCTTGTTAAACCATCCCTTACATTTGTACATCGCTAGCTTCCACTCCCTCCCCCATTGTCTACCCACTGGCTTCATCACCTCACCCTATTGTGATAATTACCTCGTTATCTTGTTGTCTTTGTTAGTCTCATTATATATACTTTGCCCCCATTGTATgttacattcctgcttgacaacggtgcaagaatctgtaccgaaacgtcgcgcTATCGTAATAAAGGAGTTGTTTTCCATACAGTTTGTCAATCTAGTGCTCGTCTGTGCATGTCTATGGACAGCAGAGTGCGGACTCTCACCAGCACTCAAGGCCAACACACAGAATACTGACAATATATGCTTGTTAGCAGTGACACGGCGCCATAAAGACACGTAGCTTGTATTTTATgtgtatacacatgcacaaaagttaagcaccACCCACTATTATTGTAATCTGCTACTTTGGATACTCAATGGCAACTATCATAACGAGATCTATGACTGTAattgacatcattggtttgACTATGTTTGGCAATTAAACGGGTGATGACGCTGTTGTGACGACCCATTTGCCTTGCAATAGCCCTGCATGACATCCAGCATTTTTCATGCCAATCACATGCCATCTCTCAGCGGTAGTTAACTTTCTCCTTCCTCACCATGAAGGAGTTTTTCTAACTCTAAAGTGACAGgagaatctcacaacagaccGGTGAAACCAAGTATGTGAAACTTGATATTCAAGATTCAGATGGAGGGAAAATGGAGTTGCACGCGCAGAAcgttttccttgtcatatcttgacaatcttaggttcaagaatctatggaagcctaattcagtcataaacatttatagtttgtatttctgatcttcagtggtgaaattAAGACACTATAATAGTGGCACTTGACTTTTGAGCATGtggatattttgttttgttcacaAAGAACCACTTTAATGTTTTACATATAAGGCGCTATGTTTAATATCAAATTGTATTAAGTATCTTTGTTTGACATGGTATTACGTTTTTGACGCCGCCAAGTACGTACTAAGAACAAGATGTTCGCGACGAGCCTCTCCACTATGCTAATTCACAATGAAGAAAACGTTCGTGACGAGGTTCCCCTATATATGACTTCAATATGAACGAGATGTTCGTGACGTGCGAACCTTTTGCAGTTCTTATACAAAGGGCATTCATCTACCGCAACAAGTCACCCGATCTCATTTCTTCATAATCATTCCATGTGGTCATGCACAGACAACCAGAACGTCTACTATAACTGTTCGACATGCTGGGCGGTGTGATTGTGATTCTTTGCTGTTTAAAGAATGTGGGTAAGTAGGTTTAATTCTAACCTGTTTGTGCGATTTTCCTCCTTACGTATACGTCGCGAATTCCAGTTGCATAATGTTCAGGTTGAATCCCATAAGAAATACTTAGGTGTTACCTCATCATATCAAAACGTTCAATACTTCCTCTACTATTTGAAATCAAGCCACATACAGCGATCTTTAAGTAGAAAACAGATTAAATGTCTGTTATAGACTTCTTATTTATTTTAACCCAGGAATGCAGGACTGCGATTATTGGTTCCAcatgaaatattatttattcGCCAGTAGCTGACCTCCAGCGTTTGAACTCTTGATCTACGCCTGATATTCTGCACTATATGTAAATGAAACAACTCCATAGATATGCATACTCACACTTACAGTTTCATTCCGCAGACCGAACCTCCCTTCCATCCCCTACACCTATCTCTCCGTCTGTCTGTCGATACATATGTTTATATAACGCAACGGATGCTTGCGCTATTTCCAGATTGCATTCCATGGCCTCTGCAGACAGCCACCGGGTGTTTTGGAAACACCCATGATGACTTCCTCACTCCATCGTGCAACAATTCACAAGTAATGGCTATCAGTGGTGTGTTTGCAATGGTCAAAGAACGGACGACAAATTGTTCAGAAGAAGCGGACTCCATGAACAGAGATGAGGAGAAGTGCTGCCGTGTGGCGCCAGAGGACTGTAAAATGGTCTACAATGTCTCGGACATGCCGTATTATCCAGAATGTAGTGGTCTGGAGACTTGCAGGGCCAACGTCGCTAAAGATGTCACTACATGCAATATCACCACGTTTCTGACCACATCAAATTATATGCTGATGGAATTCTACTGTATCTCAAGTATGTGTGACAAATATTCCTAATTTGTTATGATAACCGTTTTGTGATGCATTAACAAAACATCATTCGGTAAATACGCCTGGTGTACATGAGTGTTTAAGAATAGTAGCTATCGCATATGTTTGAAATTACACCTTGTCAGAAAACACATAAATCTGTTACATTTGAGCATTTTCTAAGTGGCATTTTGGCTCCATGCTATTAAACGTATTTCCTCTATTTCTTTCGTTACCCTGGCAAAATATCCGTATAATATATATAAGGATGCACGACATGTGACACGAgaatgaaatgtaaaatatttttcacatacaCTTCTCCATTTATATACACGCATCAAGGATTTCTTTTCTGTTAGAATGAAGATTATACATGTGCCCTGACCTGTGGATCCTTGTGTATTCAGGTAAACATTCACAATTCCCTAGGGACTATACCAGCTATACTGCTAGGACACCAGATGGATTTACTTTCATATCTCGTATATCCTGCTGAATGAGCAGCAGTTGGTAGCAAGGTCTTAGAGGATATAACGTAAGTGGAAAGTCTGGATTGTCTTAGCTATTGAAGGTTGGCATTGCTCTGAAACAACTAACAATGAGACCATTCGTTTCGACCCTTAcatatttcctttgaatgtaCTGATTCGGTTTTCATCGCTACCCAGCCaagtaaatataatgaaattacaATCGGGTTATGGTGGGCACGGGCTTTGGACGGCACAAGAGGAAGTAGTGACAGATATCTTTCCGAATATGAAAACTGTCTGAAGGTTAAATGCATGGAAGGATATTGGCTGATTAACAGACGCAGTTAATCATCAGATCTTAGTGGCTTACTTTCGTTCGAATTTAACAACTGATATACTTGTTACAAtgtattatcatatttcaccaGGGTCCCTGATCCTCTATGTAAGCAGCGCTGAGACTGGTGCAACGAGAGGGGCCGCTGTGTATATACAAAATCAAGGTTACCCCAGTTCATCAGAAATAGGAGGGTCTTGTAGTGTTTCCTCCTCCTGCAATACAACCATAGTGTTGACTGTCATACACCTCAACCTTAACCACAGCAGCACCAACGGATGTAGTCAACGTCTGAGCATCACTGATGGAAGCGACAATCACATTATTGACTGCTCTCATAACAACCATGGCGATTACTTCCCTATTACAGACGTCTATACAAGCATCG is part of the Haliotis asinina isolate JCU_RB_2024 chromosome 6, JCU_Hal_asi_v2, whole genome shotgun sequence genome and harbors:
- the LOC137286967 gene encoding uncharacterized protein produces the protein MHILMCKYAVLFSILFPPQHASKTAELSAPAQVSTGCHGNTHGDFLIPACANQTIIAVSGVYAMVKKTDTGCPEAATETDRDEEKCCTYSTRDCKLLYKASEMSFYEDCTGVYTCKMKVATQLTQGCNDVGYLLRSNYMMMEYFCIPRSMTLEGVEDASVSASAVYLKSKGYPAGIPAGTEVKCSIAASCHTPVIITTIHVDLHNDSSGTCQQRLNIKDNNEEKQIDCDSNNGDTFTITEAFKSKSHFLVISFLNNNSGNTGRYWLEIKADASGATVEMTCGNDAASTSPSADKCTEDPDHSKGPVDVTEDPVMSESISDGYKKATIGLGTGLAVCLLVLIGVLTLKRCNKVKVQPADQATGRPTSNSVDGSGDPQGQYSLSPEQCVGGNGRGPVASELPPIEQKSHTAKLRNTDEFNEDYSKVLSS